The genomic region TGTTTGGTCTGCATTCATTATGGATACAAATGTCATACCTCATTTTATAGTTTCTATCTAGCATGCAAATAACAGTAGTTTAAATATATTACAGCGGAACATCTTCCATTTTTCTAAAAGCTTGGTTCAGGAGTGAACATTGCCCGGATATCAAATTGGGTGCTTCAGAATGGTGGCCTGGAATTCTGTATATGACATTTATTGCCAGCCAGAGCACGTTGTAATGATAAGGGTGACTTCTGGGCCATCTTATATTTCCACGGGTAACTTTTTATTTTCCTCTCTTggtttctgtttgtttgtttgtttattgggaATTTCGGATATATTGTGAAAATGTAGTTCCTTGTACACCTGAGCTTGTTATCTCCTGTGGCTATCTCCTGTGGCTACCTCCTGTGGCTACCTCCTGTGGCTATCTCCTGTGGCTATCTCCTGTGGCTATCTCCTGTGGCTACCTCCTGTGGCTATCTCCTGTGGCTATCTCCTGTGGCTATTTGCTCCTTATATTATTATCGTCTTCAGTGCTCACCCTGGAAGGATAATGCCTGTTGCACAGCCAACACTAGTGAACAGGCTCACAGTGACAACTCCTACCTCTACAACTTTGAGTGGAACCACTGTGGGATTATGTCAGAAGCCTGCAAGAAGCATTTCATCCAGGACACCTGCTTCTATGAGTGCTCCCCTCACCTCGGGCCTTGGATCCAGATGGTAGGTGGCTAATAGCGATGGCAACACAGAATCATTCAAAATTGATCCAGCAGGTGGTGATGTAACCTTTGTGTCTTCAATTCTGAAGTACCCACTAAAAGTAACATATAAAGGTTTGGATTGACCTATGAAGGTGTGGTAAAGcaggaaattaaaaaaataaatgtgtatgAGATGTCAAGATCATGGGATTGACGCAGGTCCAGCACAGTAAATGCAGGAATGGTCAGTTCTTCACCTTGTATAGAGAAAATACAGTGGCcttttaaatatatatcatGCACTGAAGAGGGTAAGGAGATGGAAAATACATGGATTTCATGCAGCAGTGTCTCTTAGCCCAGGCCGCAgggactcccagacagtccatgtttttgctccctcctgacTCCAAGTAGGGAGCCAGGAGGGACCCAAAATGTCCAAAATGTGAATTGTCTGGCAGGTAGCTgggaggtagcaaaaatgtggagcgtCTGGAGGTTCCTGAGGACCAGGCCGAAACCTTATATATAACCTTATACTGTACATAGTATTTTTTCGCTGCACGTAGAATTAACTGTATTGCAGTATTGAtacttttatttaatttggttttCAAATATCCCTTTTCTCACTATGAGAGGTAAGCGTATAAGGGGGCGAGTGAAGCTAGGTTTCAGAAAACACTCTGCCAACCTTGTAAGTCAAACCAGCAAAAACTCTGCAGACACAGTCTCAGTCTCAGACTGCTAACCCACAGCACCACGCACCGCCCTtaatgtctgttactaatgtCTGCCGTTCTAGTGTCACGCTGTGCTTTGTACTGGGTGTGACTGGATGAGTAAGCCTTCAAGCACACTAAATTTGGAATTTAAAGGTGCAGATGATCATTGCTGAGTAAAGGATAATGTTATAAGGAGAATCACTCCCTTAATCTCCTTAATCCCCGCAAGGTTGACCAGAGCTGGCGAAAGGAACGGATACTGGACGTGCCTCTGTGCCGGGAGGATTGCGAGACTTGGTGGGAGGACTGTAAGGGTGACTTCACCTGCAAGGAAAACTGGCATGTCGGCTGGAACTGGACTACAGGTTCACTATGCTGGCATCCATTCAAATGTCAAAATGATTCCCgtatgtcagtgtttcccaatccggtcctcaggaacccccagatagtccacgtttttgctccctcccagctcccagcaggaAGCAAAACTCTCTGGGGATCCGCGAGGACCAGATAGGGAAACACAGACATAGGTGATTGGCGACTTACTTCCAGGGGCTGTGAAGTATTCTGAAGTATACTTTTGAAAATAGAAAAGGACAAAAATTCTGTTTCAATCTGCAGGTAGGAATAGGTGTCCCTCTGGTTCCACCTGCCAGCTGTTCAGCACTGTGTTCCCCACGGCTCAGGACCTGTGTGAGAAGATCTGGTCCAATTCATACAAGTACAGCACCTACACCAAAGGCAGCGGCAGATGCATGCAGATGTGGTTCAGTGAGGGGACAAACCCTAACAAGCAGGTGGCGGAATATTACATCAGAAATGTTTCGCCAGTCATGGTAGCTACCACTGCACTCTTGTTTGCAGCATTATTACTgacaatgtttttctaaataaaatTCTTTATACATAGATCACACAGAAATCATGCAGTGTCTCACTTTTTCCACATCTTCTATGTACAAACTTAAATGATGCAAGATATCCGTCTTTCCTGACGGACACCGTTACTTTAAATTTCCCAATGTACCGTACTGTGAACACCTTGTTCACAAGCTTCCTGGGGAGAGATTATATCGTGATTAATTTCACAGTCGCTTCCGGAGCATAGGAGAGACACATAATTAATTTCCTGAGCCTCTTACTCTGCTTAGTCTCTTAGCTTCTTCGACATGCATCATTCATTTATGCCACTATCCACATCACATGTGCAATATGTGAGATTGTTAGCACAATTATCTTGTTATTGTATTGTCTTGGTTTGTCTTTTCTTTTGATTGTCTGTTTTTAGGTAAATTTCCCTGCTGTGGAATCAAAGTCTTATCTAGCTCCTGAAATGCCTTTGAGATGTCTAATTAATCATCTTTCCATCGTAAACATGCAAGTGTGACCAATTGTACCATTAAAACTGAATTAGAACATCTGGAAGTGTGTAGGacaaagaaataataaaaaaaagctttCCATGTGTGAGAAGCCAGTGCCCTATATGGATAATTACTAGGTTCCAGTTTCTACTCACAGTCTGTTTTGTGGAAACAGCAGAGAGCCCTGTTACCAAACGCTGTCCACTTATGCATCAACACTGGAAAAACAACTCGCCAAATTCCGTGATCTCTTTGTTTTTACTCTTTGTTCTCGAAGTGCTCCCTTGTCTTTAATGACTGCACAAGTGACATAGGCTGGTAGACAAGCAGTGAGCTCATCGTGTTTGGATCATGTCACACTTTCACCTGTGATTTCCGAGGCCCACAGAATGTTGGCAGGATGTAGGTGTGGCCTAGTGTGAGTAAACCAGAACAGTCCCTCTTCACAACTTCTGTAAAAGGACATTCCCTGACTTTTTATCTTGTCACATCTGAGCATGCAATActaatagaataacaaatcattaGCTTCTTTATTATGGCTGCTTACCACTGATAATTTTTACTGTATGACGCACACAGACTTAACAAAATGGCAGTGTTGTGTTAAAATGTTCTCACTTGTTTTGGGGGTTAACTTTCAGTCTATCTGTCTTAATTTCCCTCTTAAGCTCACTACAGAAAACAGAAGAGCATTACATGGAACTTCTCTAAAATTAATTTTCAGATGCTTACAATATGTTTTGTACACTGTAGGTACAAACAGCGTTTTACTTGACAATGAACATAACTTAGTATATGAGTTGTTGAACAGAAAAAAGATACAAAATCTACATGGAAACATCATACATTatataacataacatttttGAGTAATTGTCTGCAAAAACAATTAGGAAGTAACAGATTGAAGCGACGCAATTCCAACAAAGTGTTTATTTTGTGGTCAGTAATATAAAACACAAGAGATGCGTAATATTTCGTCAGGCGAAcgtcggggaggggggtgatcTGGCTCTTTAATTGCCCAGACCGAGAAACCCAGTCACCGAACAGGAAGTTTCTCAGCaacttttttttatatttgaaaCGTAATTGAAGGGAGCAAGCTCTAAAGTAGACGTGAAGGGTAGGATTTAGTAGGAAAAGCAAAATGTATTCTTCAATGGACTTCTAAATGAAGGCGCGTTCAA from Brienomyrus brachyistius isolate T26 chromosome 17, BBRACH_0.4, whole genome shotgun sequence harbors:
- the folr gene encoding folate receptor; translation: MLSVTLSLALVSMAVSQKDLLNMCMNAKHHKTDPGPEGVLYKQCSPWKDNACCTANTSEQAHSDNSYLYNFEWNHCGIMSEACKKHFIQDTCFYECSPHLGPWIQMVDQSWRKERILDVPLCREDCETWWEDCKGDFTCKENWHVGWNWTTGRNRCPSGSTCQLFSTVFPTAQDLCEKIWSNSYKYSTYTKGSGRCMQMWFSEGTNPNKQVAEYYIRNVSPVMVATTALLFAALLLTMFF